In Porites lutea chromosome 7, jaPorLute2.1, whole genome shotgun sequence, a single window of DNA contains:
- the LOC140944100 gene encoding uncharacterized protein, with protein MLVEYRITSLYRRIYFHCLCLIHKIPSRPFMKSHGIYGSTLQSLGFTKPRYKVTGQPFVNFCRNYSTVRSEILRPSRDDFYLNRRILSLKTVEEQLGLFESVKTSANIVNRVTMLFNIAQIAERDRRQKLVLEQEKETIKQGKKCTYVELLDSIAQDISKCHPRELANVLYALGKIEEKTHELVQVCEKQILSHDIMAFNNAEMCQIVLGCTNLNLNRSGIFPKIQDAVLSEELKIKDFEGCVLDAILLSFAKTDNGSVKLFDVFMEELLTRDISRLCSVDLATFVWSFAKKGLEADGLFDSVEKEILRRGTNDLSIADFIQILWAFGKAGKGSRQLFYQFDIELNSRGLESFNNSELLEIVWSFSKRNVTKAKVFELAENEIYDRGVHNFQTHELVLLLWSYVSAQRHNDQLVEDIESELSIRDVKELDNGRLSQVVWCLGKARHLDSKLFDVIEAEVIKRGVSKFVVKEKLMLMRGFLEGRKGSKEFFDHLVSSFSTNDFHELNGGTICECAWCFCKANIEAGALFDALEKEILAKGKDFFNQKELSFIKHIFQEAGKGKNLFGL; from the coding sequence ATGTTGGTAGAGTACAGAATAACATCTTTGTACAGAAGAATTTATTTTCATTGCCTTTGTCTGATTCATAAAATTCCTTCAAGACCATTTATGAAATCTCATGGTATCTATGGTTCAACATTGCAATCATTAGGATTTACAAAACCAAGATACAAAGTCACTGGCCAGCCTTTTGTGAACTTTTGTCGTAATTACTCAACAGTCAGATCTGAAATTTTGAGGCCATCAAGAGATGACTTTTATCTTAACAGAAGAATACTTTCTCTGAAGACAGTTGAAGAACAACTTGGATTGTTTGAAAGTGTAAAAACTTCTGCAAACATTGTGAATAGAGTTACCATGCTGTTTAACATTGCCCAGATTGCAGAAAGGGATAGAAGGCAGAAGCTGGTGTTGGAGCAGGAAAAAGAAACgataaaacaaggaaaaaaatgtaCTTATGTGGAATTACTGGATAGTATTGCCCAAGACATTTCCAAGTGTCATCCTCGTGAGCTTGCTAATGTGCTGTATGCTTTAGGAAAAATCGAGGAAAAGACTCACGAACTGGTTCAAGTTTGTGAAAAACAGATCCTTTCCCATGATATCATGGCCTTTAACAATGCTGAGATGTGTCAAATTGTCCTTGGATGTACAAATCTAAACTTGAACAGGTCAGGCATTTTCCCAAAGATACAAGATGCAGTTTTAAGTGAGGAATTGAAGATTAAAGACTTTGAGGGCTGTGTGCTTGATGCCATATTGCTGTCATTTGCTAAGACAGATAATGGCTCTGTCAAATTGTTTGATGTATTCATGGAAGAACTTCTTACAAGAGACATTTCTAGGCTTTGTAGTGTTGATTTAGCAACGTTTGTGTGGTCTTTTGCAAAGAAGGGTTTAGAGGCAGACGGTTTATTTGACTCTgtagaaaaagaaattcttcGGCGTGGAACAAATGATTTGTCAATAGCTGATTTTATTCAGATACTCTGGGCATTTGGAAAAGCTGGCAAAGGAAGCCGACaacttttttatcagtttgataTTGAACTCAACTCAAGGGGTCTTGAGAGCTTTAACAATTCTGAGCTCTTAGAAATTGTTTGGTCATTTTCTAAAAGAAATGTGACTAAAGCCAAAGTATTTGAGCTtgctgaaaatgaaatttatgaCCGAGGTGTTCATAATTTTCAGACTCACGAGCTTGTGTTGCTTCTTTGGTCATATGTTTCTGCTCAAAGGCATAATGATCAACTAGTTGAAGACATTGAAAGTGAATTATCCATAAGAGATGTGAAGGAGTTGGATAATGGTCGTTTAAGTCAAGTCGTCTGGTGTCTTGGTAAGGCAAGACACTTAGACAGCAAGTTGTTTGATGTCATTGAAGCTGAAGTAATTAAGCGTGGTGTCTCTAAATTTGTGGTCAAAGAAAAACTCATGCTCATGCGGGGATTTTtggaaggaagaaaaggaagcaAAGAGTTTTTTGATCATCTGGTTAGCTCTTTTTCAACAAATGATTTCCATGAGTTAAATGGTGGAACCATTTGTGAATGTGCCTGGTGTTTTTGTAAGGCAAACATAGAAGCCGGGGCATTGTTTGATGCTTTGGAAAAGGAAATCCTTGCTAAAGGTAAAGACTTTTTCAATCAAAAAGAACTTTCTTTCATTAAGCACATTTTTCAGGaggcaggaaaaggaaaaaacctcTTTGGATTATGA
- the LOC140942694 gene encoding uncharacterized protein yields the protein MLLVSGLKSLHTGLRGLGLYLFEFQKYPLRSFQKLNNSYSISRTPKQINGEATNLGNSICFVNPSCKFSTSQSTNQSRYVRNLDKKIRVLKTVEEHLELLRKFCKSVYTSDRVAILCRIAKITEGDKRERLVLEVERRKSQRGQYTEYMESLECISKGISRCNAWHLANLMWALGKIHEKDHKLVALCEREILLRGITSFNNAEICQIINGCKNLNLVSSDMFAKIEETILNEDASIRDFEVYELSGMLASYSKTGNGSAKLFNTFLKEILSRDFSKIGYRALAEFVWSFAKRDFVADSLFHKVEEEIIRRGISDLDNASFSKLLWAFTKAGCGSKRLFYHLDNELVSSGLKQFDSGVLIEIVWSFTKRNATDARVFALVEEEVLHLGVHKFKTHQLVRILFSFVSAERHNLLLASEIERELRLRDILQFTSGDLCQIAWSLGKAGKSDSKLFDIIEAQIFQRGVRELPLKENHLLMLMRGFIEAKRGTRRLFEFLTHFFTETDFRCFRESEICECVWCFSEAGFKSGALFDSLEKEILNRDKYFFSSRQIAFIKEGFQRVGKGSRELFAM from the coding sequence ATGCTTTTAGTCTCTGGTTTGAAATCTTTGCACACAGGCTTACGAGGCCTTGGGTTGTACCTGTTTGAGTTTCAAAAATATCCCTTGCGCTCTTTTCAAAAGTTAAACAACTCTTACAGCATATCAAGGACACCAAAGCAAATTAATGGTGAAGCCACGAATCTTGGCAACAGTATCTGCTTTGTAAATCCTTCTTGCAAATTCTCAACATCTCAGTCCACAAACCAATCTAGATACGTCAGGAACTTGGATAAGAAAATAAGGGTACTAAAAACTGTAGAAGAACACCTGGAATTGCTTAGGAAATTTTGCAAGTCTGTTTATACTTCAGACAGAGTTGCTATACTTTGTAGGATTGCTAAGATCACAGAAGGAGATAAAAGAGAGAGGCTTGTGTTGGAAGTGGAAAGAAGGAAGTCTCAGCGAGGGCAATATACCGAATACATGGAATCACTGGAGTGTATTTCCAAAGGCATCTCTAGATGCAACGCATGGCATCTTGCTAATTTGATGTGGGCTTTAGGGAAAATTCATGAGAAAGACCACAAACTTGTTGCACTTTGCGAGAGGGAGATTTTGTTACGTGGCATCACTTCTTTTAACAATGCTGAGATTTGCCAGATCATTAATGGCTGTAAAAACCTTAACTTGGTATCCTCGGACATGTTTGCAAAAATAGAGGAAactattttaaatgaagatGCAAGCATTCGTGACTTCGAAGTTTACGAACTATCAGGAATGTTGGCTTCATATTCTAAAACAGGCAACGGCTCGGCTAAACTGTTTAATACCTTCTTAAAGGAAATTTTGTCAAGAGACTTCTCAAAAATTGGCTATCGCGCTCTAGCGGAATTTGTATGGTCATTTGCGAAGAGAGATTTTGTCGCTGACAGTTTATTTCACAAagttgaagaagaaataataagACGAGGTATATCAGACTTGGACAATGCTAGTTTTTCTAAATTACTCTGGGCATTCACCAAAGCCGGTTGTGGAAGTAAGCGTTTATTCTACCATCTGGATAATGAACTTGTCAGCAGCGGTTTAAAGCAGTTTGACAGTGGTGTGCTGATAGAAATCGTTTGGTCTTTTACAAAACGAAATGCGACAGACGCCAGAGTGTTTGCCCTTGTTGAAGAGGAAGTTTTACACCTTGGAGTCCATAAGTTTAAAACACACCAGCTTGTACGGATTCTCTTCTCATTTGTCTCTGCTGAAAGACACAATCTACTCTTGGCTTCTGAAATTGAAAGAGAGTTACGCCTAAGAGATATTCTTCAATTTACCAGTGGCGATTTATGCCAAATAGCCTGGTCACTTGGGAAAGCTGGAAAGTCAGACAGTAAGCTCTTTGATATAATTGAGGCACAAATATTTCAGCGTGGCGTACGGGAGCTTCCCTTAAAGGAAAACCATTTACTGATGCTAATGCGTGGATTCATTGAAGCCAAAAGAGGGACTAGGCGACTGtttgaatttctaactcacttTTTTACAGAAACAGATTTCCGTTGTTTTAGAGAAAGTGAGATTTGTGAGTGTGTTTGGTGTTTTTCTGAGGCAGGTTTTAAATCAGGTGCACTTTTTGATtctttggaaaaagaaatcttaaatcgcgataaatatttttttagcagCAGGCAGATCGCCTTTATAAAAGAGGGATTTCAACGAGTTGGAAAAGGGAGCAGAGAACTTTTTGCAATGTAA